In Actinomycetota bacterium, one genomic interval encodes:
- a CDS encoding DUF952 domain-containing protein — MAEDERIYHVAFDGDWTEAQSTGEYRASTRGARLEDVGFIHGSFRNQVERIGALLYGDVDEELVVLVIDPARVHVPIKTEILEGGAEAFPHIYGPLPVDAVVAVLSAHANSDATFTVEVMAPAGR, encoded by the coding sequence ATCGCCGAGGACGAGCGCATCTACCACGTCGCGTTCGACGGTGACTGGACGGAGGCCCAGAGCACTGGCGAGTACCGAGCATCGACGCGGGGTGCCCGTCTGGAGGACGTCGGCTTCATCCATGGGTCGTTCCGCAACCAGGTGGAGCGGATCGGCGCGCTGCTCTACGGCGACGTGGATGAGGAACTTGTCGTGTTGGTGATCGACCCCGCGCGCGTCCACGTCCCGATCAAGACCGAGATCCTCGAGGGCGGCGCCGAAGCGTTCCCGCACATCTACGGACCGCTGCCGGTCGACGCGGTGGTTGCGGTGCTGTCAGCCCACGCGAACAGCGACGCAACGTTCACCGTGGAAGTGATGGCGCCGGCTGGGCGATGA
- the nthA gene encoding nitrile hydratase subunit alpha yields the protein MASASSSPSCGAVTPIPTPPSTSTSTSAIWSRHEGGPVSDDHGHHPTALTEIERRARALEELLTEKGIVDSAFIDAVVEAYAHDIGPMNGARVVARAWVDPDYKLRLLADGTAAIAELGFGGAEGDHIEVVENTPAVHNVVVCTLCSCYPWPVLGLPPNWYKSPPYRARMVREPRALLREMGCEVPDEVEIRVWDSSAEMRYMVLPQRPAGNEGATEEELAALVSRDAMIGVQRL from the coding sequence ATGGCGTCGGCTTCGAGCTCACCGAGCTGTGGGGCGGTGACGCCGATCCCAACGCCGCCGTCCACGTCGACCTCTACGAGCGCTATCTGGAGCCGGCATGAGGGGGGCCCCGTGAGCGACGACCACGGTCATCATCCAACCGCGCTCACCGAGATCGAACGTCGGGCGCGCGCCCTGGAGGAGCTTCTGACCGAGAAGGGCATCGTCGACTCCGCGTTCATCGACGCCGTGGTGGAGGCATACGCGCATGACATCGGGCCCATGAACGGGGCCAGGGTAGTGGCCCGAGCGTGGGTCGACCCCGACTACAAGCTGCGTCTGCTGGCCGACGGCACCGCAGCCATCGCCGAGCTGGGCTTCGGCGGCGCGGAGGGCGACCACATCGAGGTGGTGGAGAACACGCCGGCGGTGCACAACGTCGTCGTGTGCACGCTGTGCTCCTGCTATCCCTGGCCGGTGCTCGGCCTTCCCCCGAACTGGTACAAGAGCCCGCCGTACCGGGCGCGCATGGTACGAGAGCCTCGGGCTCTCCTTCGGGAGATGGGTTGCGAGGTGCCCGACGAGGTCGAGATCCGCGTGTGGGACTCGAGCGCAGAGATGCGCTACATGGTGCTTCCCCAGCGGCCCGCGGGAAACGAAGGTGCCACCGAGGAGGAGTTGGCGGCACTGGTCAGCCGCGACGCGATGATCGGCGTGCAACGGCTTTGA
- a CDS encoding glycosyltransferase family 4 protein, translated as MRIAVIAPPWAPIPPTLYGGIELVVDRLAVGFQDAGHEVLLFTTGDSTCEVPRQYVLDRAEGGRIGAAAIELRHVIAAYDAVQGFDIVHDHTLMGPLYAERYPGLHVVTTIHGPFNDELRAIYGRMAPRVPIVAVSHAQRKPAPEIPIARVIHHGIDVEAFPFGAGDGGYCVFLGRLSPDKGAGRAVDVARKTGVPLKIVGKMREPIEHAYFERQVAPYLNDEIEYLGEVDHEEKLQLLAGATAMLFPIRWNEPFGLVMIEALACGTPVLAFPEGAAPEVIEDGRTGFLCHDEAQMAELLESVGTIDRSACRAAVAGYFSTGRMVREHLDLFADVIGR; from the coding sequence ATGCGCATCGCCGTCATCGCGCCCCCTTGGGCGCCGATCCCTCCGACCCTCTACGGCGGCATCGAGCTCGTCGTCGACCGGCTCGCCGTGGGCTTTCAGGACGCCGGGCACGAGGTGCTGCTCTTCACCACCGGCGACTCGACGTGCGAGGTGCCCCGGCAGTACGTGCTCGACCGCGCCGAGGGCGGGCGCATCGGCGCCGCCGCCATCGAGCTGCGCCATGTCATCGCGGCCTACGACGCAGTGCAGGGCTTCGACATCGTGCACGACCACACCCTGATGGGCCCGCTCTACGCCGAGCGCTACCCCGGACTGCACGTCGTCACGACGATCCACGGGCCCTTCAACGACGAGCTGCGCGCCATCTACGGCCGCATGGCCCCGCGCGTGCCGATCGTGGCGGTCTCGCACGCGCAGCGCAAGCCGGCCCCCGAGATCCCCATCGCCCGCGTGATCCACCACGGCATCGACGTCGAAGCGTTCCCCTTCGGCGCCGGCGACGGTGGCTACTGCGTCTTCCTCGGCCGGCTCTCGCCCGACAAGGGTGCGGGCCGCGCGGTCGACGTGGCCCGCAAGACGGGAGTGCCGCTCAAGATCGTCGGCAAGATGCGCGAGCCGATCGAGCACGCCTACTTCGAACGTCAGGTCGCGCCCTACCTCAACGACGAGATCGAGTACCTGGGTGAGGTCGACCACGAGGAGAAGCTGCAGCTGCTCGCGGGTGCGACGGCCATGCTCTTCCCCATCCGCTGGAACGAGCCGTTCGGCTTGGTGATGATCGAGGCGCTCGCGTGTGGCACGCCCGTGCTCGCCTTCCCCGAGGGCGCCGCGCCCGAGGTGATCGAGGACGGTCGCACCGGCTTCCTCTGCCACGACGAGGCCCAGATGGCCGAGCTGCTCGAGTCCGTCGGCACGATCGACCGGAGCGCGTGCCGGGCCGCGGTCGCCGGCTACTTCTCCACCGGCCGGATGGTGCGCGAGCACCTCGACCTCTTCGCCGACGTCATCGGCAGGTGA
- a CDS encoding LLM class flavin-dependent oxidoreductase, with amino-acid sequence MDIGAHLPLMDFGAHPYTLEHLVEYARAARALGFSALAANDHLVFSVPWLDGPTALAAVIGCSGDMTLATTVALPVVRGPVPLAKTLGAIDRLSGGRLIVAVAPGSAQQDYQAVGIDFEERWARLDEAVQALRALWQSDAEPFTGRFYSTRGITLDPRPARPDGPPLWIGSWGSKAGLGRVARLADGWLASAYNTTPALFGEGKQYLDGQLAHHGKDPATFPNALATMWFYITEDRGEADRVMRERVVPTIHRPEEVLRERLPVGPAELFAEKLSAFARAGVQRVFIWPVADEARQLARFCEHVLPTIS; translated from the coding sequence GTGGACATCGGCGCTCACCTCCCACTGATGGACTTCGGTGCTCATCCGTACACCCTGGAGCATCTCGTCGAGTACGCGCGCGCGGCGAGGGCGCTCGGCTTCAGTGCTCTCGCCGCCAACGACCACCTCGTGTTCTCCGTCCCGTGGCTGGATGGTCCAACCGCCCTCGCGGCGGTGATCGGCTGCTCCGGTGACATGACCCTGGCCACGACGGTCGCCCTGCCCGTGGTTCGGGGGCCGGTCCCGCTGGCGAAGACGCTCGGGGCGATCGACCGACTCTCGGGCGGGCGACTCATCGTGGCGGTCGCGCCCGGTTCGGCGCAGCAGGATTACCAGGCCGTCGGCATCGACTTCGAGGAACGCTGGGCGCGCCTGGACGAAGCTGTCCAGGCACTGCGCGCGCTCTGGCAGAGCGACGCGGAGCCGTTCACCGGTCGCTTCTACTCGACACGAGGGATCACCCTCGACCCTCGTCCCGCGCGTCCCGACGGCCCGCCCTTGTGGATCGGTAGCTGGGGCTCGAAGGCGGGTCTGGGTCGAGTGGCCCGCCTTGCTGATGGCTGGTTGGCATCGGCGTACAACACGACACCGGCGCTCTTCGGTGAGGGCAAGCAGTACCTCGACGGCCAACTCGCACATCACGGCAAGGACCCCGCGACCTTCCCCAACGCGCTCGCGACCATGTGGTTCTACATCACCGAAGACCGCGGCGAGGCCGACCGCGTGATGCGAGAGCGGGTGGTACCCACGATCCACCGCCCGGAGGAAGTGCTAAGGGAGCGCCTTCCCGTCGGGCCCGCTGAGCTGTTCGCCGAGAAGCTTTCGGCCTTCGCGCGCGCGGGCGTCCAACGCGTCTTCATCTGGCCGGTGGCGGACGAAGCGCGACAACTGGCGCGGTTCTGCGAGCACGTCCTCCCGACGATCTCGTGA
- a CDS encoding methyltransferase domain-containing protein produces the protein MLAEWAIPDELLQAAPASPFFFDPTVFIAAADEALARAGDSPSDAAARESLPEGGAVLDVGVGAGAASLRLAARAGHIVGVDLSRELLDVFATRAQALGVESTTVEGGWPDVAARTSPADVVLCHHVVYNVADLAGFADALTAHATRRVVVELTTTHPLAWMAPYWEAVHGLGQPDRPTADDAVDVLASLGLDVRRQRWQRRLQMIGESDADHVARIARRLCVGPHDTLRSDGSSRRRRHPTRAK, from the coding sequence ATGCTGGCCGAGTGGGCGATACCCGACGAGCTGCTGCAGGCCGCGCCCGCTTCGCCCTTCTTCTTCGATCCGACGGTGTTCATCGCGGCTGCAGACGAGGCGCTCGCGCGTGCGGGGGATTCGCCGTCGGACGCGGCGGCGCGAGAGTCCCTGCCGGAAGGCGGCGCGGTGCTGGACGTCGGTGTGGGAGCCGGTGCCGCGAGCCTGCGGCTCGCGGCACGAGCCGGGCACATCGTCGGTGTCGATCTCAGCCGTGAGCTGCTCGACGTGTTCGCAACCCGCGCGCAGGCTCTGGGCGTCGAATCGACGACGGTCGAGGGCGGGTGGCCGGACGTCGCGGCGCGAACATCACCTGCGGACGTGGTGCTGTGCCACCACGTCGTCTACAACGTGGCCGACCTGGCCGGCTTCGCGGACGCGCTGACGGCTCACGCCACGCGGCGGGTCGTGGTCGAGCTCACGACGACCCATCCCCTGGCCTGGATGGCCCCCTACTGGGAGGCCGTTCACGGACTGGGCCAACCCGATCGCCCGACAGCCGATGATGCCGTGGACGTGCTGGCCTCGCTGGGGCTCGACGTGCGGCGGCAGCGCTGGCAACGACGGCTCCAGATGATCGGCGAGTCGGATGCCGATCACGTGGCCCGCATCGCCCGGCGTCTGTGCGTTGGCCCGCACGACACGCTGAGGTCCGACGGCTCCTCGAGGAGACGCCGCCACCCGACGCGCGCGAAGTGA
- the nthB gene encoding nitrile hydratase subunit beta has translation MDGIHDLGGMQGFGPVDVEPAEPVFHHPWEGRTFAVATSALAAGGFNTPMFRHAIERMDPVHYLSSSYYEHWLTALATLLVEAGIVTRRELEERAGAYRLSRPARATPDDVDVSPPGEASRFSVGDRVRARDIHFDGHTRCPRYVRGRRGVIVRVDGVAPLPEIEAHRREQVADHTYGVGFELTELWGGDADPNAAVHVDLYERYLEPA, from the coding sequence GTGGACGGCATCCACGATCTGGGTGGGATGCAGGGATTCGGACCGGTCGACGTCGAGCCCGCCGAACCCGTCTTCCACCACCCGTGGGAAGGGCGCACCTTCGCGGTGGCCACCAGTGCGCTCGCCGCGGGGGGCTTCAACACGCCGATGTTCCGCCACGCCATCGAACGGATGGACCCCGTCCACTACCTCTCCTCGTCGTACTACGAGCACTGGCTGACCGCGCTCGCCACGCTCCTCGTGGAGGCGGGAATCGTCACGCGCCGTGAGCTGGAAGAGCGGGCCGGCGCCTATCGCCTGTCGCGACCCGCACGGGCGACGCCGGACGACGTCGATGTGTCGCCGCCGGGTGAGGCGTCACGATTCTCCGTGGGCGATCGGGTTCGAGCGCGCGACATCCATTTCGACGGGCACACGCGTTGCCCGCGCTATGTGCGAGGGCGCAGGGGCGTGATCGTCCGCGTCGATGGCGTCGCTCCCCTACCCGAGATCGAGGCCCATCGCCGGGAGCAGGTCGCCGATCACACCTATGGCGTCGGCTTCGAGCTCACCGAGCTGTGGGGCGGTGACGCCGATCCCAACGCCGCCGTCCACGTCGACCTCTACGAGCGCTATCTGGAGCCGGCATGA
- a CDS encoding nitrile hydratase accessory protein, which translates to MGGVASLPRDNGELVFDAPWQGRVLAMAVGLVQRLGLSWEDFRARLIDAIADHPDRPYYESWTAALEALVIDLDVAQARDLSERALHIEP; encoded by the coding sequence ATGGGCGGAGTCGCCTCGCTGCCGCGCGACAACGGCGAGCTCGTGTTCGATGCGCCATGGCAGGGGCGGGTGCTGGCCATGGCCGTCGGGCTCGTTCAGCGGCTCGGTCTCAGCTGGGAGGATTTCCGCGCCCGTCTCATCGACGCGATCGCCGACCATCCGGATCGTCCCTATTACGAATCCTGGACCGCGGCACTTGAAGCGCTCGTGATCGACCTCGACGTCGCGCAAGCGCGCGACCTGTCGGAGCGAGCCCTCCACATCGAACCATGA